One window of the Zea mays cultivar B73 chromosome 3, Zm-B73-REFERENCE-NAM-5.0, whole genome shotgun sequence genome contains the following:
- the LOC112552145 gene encoding uncharacterized protein LOC112552145 yields MTCPSKETADHSCVDRIAGSLAQPPMAPSFRIRSSEKSTEQLTDTAWPGDNVESSGKLTFPCAMSQEDASSFKREAEARVADDEEEGRRFRSGSSVTDLSSNASSINYRKARQGKIGGDGFWCGVLCMYLPGLSRRRSMQQQQSMSLSEANTAGPAGDRSSTVSKVASMERFKYSSSSSGAAFERTGASEEEEEVSAYFDLPLELLRISSVDTESPVTAAFVFDGNRGRSAKKIVPEIPDLDFSFPAPPVFSNPSSPRS; encoded by the exons ATGACCTGCCCATCCAAGGAAACAGCTGATCACAGTTGTGTAGACAGAATCGCAGGCTCGCTGGCCCAACCGCCCATGGCTCCAAGCTTTCGGATACGATCAAGTGAGAAGTCAACCGAACAGCTCACCGACACAGCATGGCCTGGAGACAAT GTAGAGAGCTCCGGCAAGCTCACTTTTCCTTGTGCCATGAGCCAAGAAGATGCCTCttccttcaagagagaagctgaaGCTCGAGTAGCAGACGATGAAGAGGAGGGCCGGCGATTCCGCTCCGGTTCGTCGGTCACCGACCTCTCGAGCAACGCGTCGTCGATTAACTACCGCAAGGCGCGGCAGGGCAAGATCGGCGGGGACGGCTTCTGGTGCGGCGTCCTGTGCATGTACCTGCCGGGCCTGTCCAGGAGGCGGTCGATGCAGCAGCAGCAGTCCATGAGCCTGAGCGAGGCGAACACGGCCGGGCCTGCCGGGGACCGTTCGAGCACGGTGTCGAAGGTGGCCTCCATGGAGAGGTTCAAGTACAGCTCGTCGTCCTCGGGCGCCGCGTTCGAGCGCACGGGCGCgagcgaggaagaagaggaggtgtcgGCGTACTTCGACCTGCCGCTGGAGCTTCTGAGGATCAGCAGCGTTGACACGGAGTCGCCGGTCACGGCGGCGTTCGTCTTCGACGGCAACCGCGGCCGGAGCGCCAAGAAGATCGTGCCTGAGATCCCGGACCTCGATTTTAGCTTCCCCGCGCCGCCGGTTTTCTCGAATCCTTCGTCGCCAAGGTCTTGA
- the LOC100274883 gene encoding Protein RICE SALT SENSITIVE 3, which translates to MVGSGADGGGGGDDARSKEAAGMMALHEALRNVCLDSDWTYSVFWTIRPRPRCRGGNGCMVGDDNGSLMLMWEDGFCRPRVAECLADMSGGEDPVRKAFIKMSIQLYNYGEGLMGKVASDKCHKWVFKEPSECEPNISNYWQSSFDALPPEWTDQFASGIQTIAVIQAGHGLLQLGSCKIIPEDLHFVLRMRHTFESLGYQSGFFLSQLFSSARGASPTPPPPAARPPPAQLFNWPGAHQPQLFPPGPGAFHHPSARAMPPLFPGGGKDEGHMFHIPPAHHGSKPLHMDELQHRHQQTMGAGGEAPDGELRWPNGLSFFTALTGRDDDAKLLFGGPGAADDEKAAPDAQTGHGGAGNVEEYLSLESHSDKAPSKVENGAQHSTKSKRSFTLPARVSSSTTTSPSVSASTAPQGMEYRGTHEGGVYSDLMETFLE; encoded by the exons ATGGTGGGCTCCGGCGCGGATGGGGGCGGCGGAGGGGATGACGCGCGGAGCAAAGAGGCCGCGgggatgatggcgctccacgaggccCTCCGCAACGTCTGCCTCGACTCGGACTGGACCTACTCCGTCTTCTGGACCATCCGTCCTCGCCC GCGCTGCCGCGGCGGCAACGGGTGCATGGTCGGCGACGACAACGGCAGCCT GATGCTGATGTGGGAGGACGGCTTCTGCCGGCCACGGGTGGCGGAGTGCCTGGCGGACATGAGCGGCGGCGAGGACCCGGTGCGGAAGGCCTTCATCAAGATGTCCATCCAACTCTACAACTACGGAGAAGG GCTGATGGGAAAGGTGGCCtctgataaatgtcacaaatgggTCTTCAAGGAACCTTCTGAATGCGAGCCCAACATCTCCAACTACTGGCAGAGCTCCTTCGACGCA CTTCCTCCGGAATGGACTGATCAGTTCGCATCAGGCATCCAG ACCATAGCTGTGATCCAAGCCGGGCATGGCCTCCTGCAGCTGGGCTCTTGCAAGATT ATACCCGAGGACCTGCACTTCGTGCTGCGGATGCGACACACGTTCGAGTCGCTGGGCTACCAGTCGGGCTTCTTCCTCTCCCAGCTCTTCTCGTCGGCGCGGGGCGCCTCGCCGACGCCGCCTCCTCCGGCCGCGCGTCCCCCGCCGGCGCAGCTTTTCAACTGGCCGGGCGCCCACCAGCCGCAGCTCTTCCCGCCCGGTCCGGGCGCGTTCCACCACCCGTCGGCGCGGGCGATGCCGCCATTGTTCCCAGGCGGCGGCAAGGACGAGGGCCACATGTTCCACATTCCACCGGCACACCATGGCAGCAAGCCACTGCACATGGACGAGCTCCAGCACCGGCACCAGCAGACGATGGGGGCCGGTGGCGAGGCGCCCGACGGTGAACTCCGGTGGCCCAACGGGCTGTCCTTCTTCACCGCGCTCACCGGGCGAGACGACGACGCGAAGCTGCTATTCGGTGGCCCCGGCGCCGCGGACGACGAGAAGGCGGCGCCGGACGCGCAGACCGGGCACGGCGGGGCTGGGAACGTGGAGGAGTACCTGAGCCTGGAGAGCCACTCGGACAAGGCGCCGAGCAAGGTGGAGAACGGCGCCCAGCACAGCACCAAGTCCAAGAGGAGCTTCACGTTGCCCGCGCGGGTGAGCTCGTCCACGACCACGTCCCCGTCCGTGTCGGCCTCCACGGCGCCGCAAGGGATGGAGTACCGAGGGACGCACGAGGGCGGCGTCTACTCGGACCTCATGGAGACGTTCTTGGAGTAG
- the LOC100275005 gene encoding Protein CHLOROPLAST ENHANCING STRESS TOLERANCE, chloroplastic, giving the protein MALLTPLPIPLLSPYCQRVSSPSLLAAGAVIRPLICLSPHNHRHHDALYPSVPNVWPRHRRRRRGAVASVDQEESSASETAVAPEEDLGPPVSSDAAAEDGVATSAQPAEASPEDLENIREIKRVLELLKKNRDMTFGEVKLTIMIEDPRDIERKRTLGIEDPDEITRDDLADALAEVNEGKIPENRVALQLLAKEMAEWPDIEIEAPKKKSKPGKSVYAKATDTGIDPETAAKRLNLDWDSAADIDGEEEDDDETEVPSAVGYGALYLLTAFPVIIGISVVLILFYNSLQ; this is encoded by the exons ATGGCGCTGCTCACACCACTGCCCATTCCCCTTCTCTCGCCGTATTGCCAACGCGTCTCGTCTCCGTCGCTTCTGGCGGCCGGGGCAGTTATCAGACCTCTCATTTGTCTTTCCCCCCACAATCACCGCCACCACGATGCACTCTACCCCTCTGTCCCCAATGTGTGGCCACGCCACCGGCGCCGCCGCAGGGGCGCAGTTGCTTCCGTCGACCAGGAGGAGTCTAGTGCCTCGGAAACCGCAGTCGCTCCCGAGGAAGACCTGGGGCCACCGGTATCCTCTGATGCGGCTGCCGAGGACGGGGTCGCGACTTCTGCCCAGCCGGCGGAGGCGAGCCCGGAGGACCTGGAGAACATCCGCGAAATTAAAAGG GTACTGGAGCTGCTGAAGAAGAACAGAGACATGACCTTTGGCGAG GTTAAGCTTACCATCATGATTGAGGACCCTAGAGATATAGAAAGAAAGAGAACACTCGGGATAGAGGATCCTGATGAAATTACTAGGGATGATTTAGCTGACGCTTTGGCTGAG GTTAACGAAGGAAAGATTCCAGAGAATCGTGTTGCACTTCAGTTGCTTGCCAAGGAGATGGCAGAATGGCCAGACATTGAG ATAGAAGCTCCAAAAAAGAAGAGCAAACCTGGGAAATCTGTCTATGCAAAAGCCACAGATACTGGCATCGATCCTGAGACAGCTGCTAAAAGACTTAACCTTGACTGGGACTCTGCTGCTGATATAGATGGCGAAGAGGAGGACGATGATGAAACTGAAGTGCCGTCTGCAGTG GGATATGGTGCCTTGTATTTGTTGACAGCTTTTCCGGTTATTATTGGGATCTCAGTCGTCCTAATTCTTTTCTACAATTCTCTGCAGTAG
- the LOC100274883 gene encoding protein RICE SALT SENSITIVE 3 isoform X1, with protein sequence MVGDDNGSLMLMWEDGFCRPRVAECLADMSGGEDPVRKAFIKMSIQLYNYGEGLMGKVASDKCHKWVFKEPSECEPNISNYWQSSFDALPPEWTDQFASGIQTIAVIQAGHGLLQLGSCKIIPEDLHFVLRMRHTFESLGYQSGFFLSQLFSSARGASPTPPPPAARPPPAQLFNWPGAHQPQLFPPGPGAFHHPSARAMPPLFPGGGKDEGHMFHIPPAHHGSKPLHMDELQHRHQQTMGAGGEAPDGELRWPNGLSFFTALTGRDDDAKLLFGGPGAADDEKAAPDAQTGHGGAGNVEEYLSLESHSDKAPSKVENGAQHSTKSKRSFTLPARVSSSTTTSPSVSASTAPQGMEYRGTHEGGVYSDLMETFLE encoded by the exons ATGGTCGGCGACGACAACGGCAGCCT GATGCTGATGTGGGAGGACGGCTTCTGCCGGCCACGGGTGGCGGAGTGCCTGGCGGACATGAGCGGCGGCGAGGACCCGGTGCGGAAGGCCTTCATCAAGATGTCCATCCAACTCTACAACTACGGAGAAGG GCTGATGGGAAAGGTGGCCtctgataaatgtcacaaatgggTCTTCAAGGAACCTTCTGAATGCGAGCCCAACATCTCCAACTACTGGCAGAGCTCCTTCGACGCA CTTCCTCCGGAATGGACTGATCAGTTCGCATCAGGCATCCAG ACCATAGCTGTGATCCAAGCCGGGCATGGCCTCCTGCAGCTGGGCTCTTGCAAGATT ATACCCGAGGACCTGCACTTCGTGCTGCGGATGCGACACACGTTCGAGTCGCTGGGCTACCAGTCGGGCTTCTTCCTCTCCCAGCTCTTCTCGTCGGCGCGGGGCGCCTCGCCGACGCCGCCTCCTCCGGCCGCGCGTCCCCCGCCGGCGCAGCTTTTCAACTGGCCGGGCGCCCACCAGCCGCAGCTCTTCCCGCCCGGTCCGGGCGCGTTCCACCACCCGTCGGCGCGGGCGATGCCGCCATTGTTCCCAGGCGGCGGCAAGGACGAGGGCCACATGTTCCACATTCCACCGGCACACCATGGCAGCAAGCCACTGCACATGGACGAGCTCCAGCACCGGCACCAGCAGACGATGGGGGCCGGTGGCGAGGCGCCCGACGGTGAACTCCGGTGGCCCAACGGGCTGTCCTTCTTCACCGCGCTCACCGGGCGAGACGACGACGCGAAGCTGCTATTCGGTGGCCCCGGCGCCGCGGACGACGAGAAGGCGGCGCCGGACGCGCAGACCGGGCACGGCGGGGCTGGGAACGTGGAGGAGTACCTGAGCCTGGAGAGCCACTCGGACAAGGCGCCGAGCAAGGTGGAGAACGGCGCCCAGCACAGCACCAAGTCCAAGAGGAGCTTCACGTTGCCCGCGCGGGTGAGCTCGTCCACGACCACGTCCCCGTCCGTGTCGGCCTCCACGGCGCCGCAAGGGATGGAGTACCGAGGGACGCACGAGGGCGGCGTCTACTCGGACCTCATGGAGACGTTCTTGGAGTAG
- the LOC100501828 gene encoding uncharacterized protein LOC100501828 gives MYDTLHSKAAVIHTWYGRLFRCLTLLSTSTACVLFNMLDRGKHKSHSRIDICITNILFGGALCLEVYAIGMMLVSYWTYAALHDCNYRSLGSLVFRSIQYFRPESRAKWSNLMAQHNLIGFCLLDKPTKLTKVLSVLGLKVHWDRWLYIRHIDVSSELKTLVFRELKDKTVSIVDAESYRKFSNHRGQWALQCKGYYKELGWSVEVEFDESILLWHIATDLCFHSGDGDDNDAKMIPHYVDISRAISNYMLFLLVARPFMLTAGIGQIRFGDTCAEAKNFFKRAEMARPSASAAARMVLDVNAEIAPRDVKGDRSKSVLFDACRLAKSLLELQPHKRWRVIRVVWVEMLCYAANKCQSNFHAKQLSTGGELLTVVWFLMAHFGVGEQYRIEAGHARAKLIVQKN, from the coding sequence ATGTACGACACCCTTCACTCCAAGGCGGCAGTGATACACACCTGGTACGGCCGCCTGTTTCGATGTCTGACTCTCCTCTCGACCTCTACGGCGTGCGTCCTCTTCAACATGCTTGACAGGGGTAAACACAAGTCACACAGCCGCATCGACATCTGCATCACCAACATTTTGTTCGGAGGAGCGCTGTGCCTGGAGGTGTATGCCATTGGGATGATGCTTGTATCCTACTGGACTTATGCCGCTCTGCATGACTGCAACTACCGGTCACTGGGCAGCCTGGTGTTCCGGAGCATTCAGTATTTCCGGCCGGAAAGCCGGGCGAAGTGGTCCAATTTGATGGCCCAGCACAACCTCATCGGCTTCTGCCTCCTGGACAAACCAACCAagctcaccaaggttttgagcgtcCTAGGGCTTAAAGTCCACTGGGACAGGTGGCTGTACATCCGGCACATCGACGTGTCATCggagctcaagaccttggtcttcAGGGAGCTCAAGGATAAGACGGTGAGCATCGTGGACGCCGAGAGCTACCGCAAGTTCAGCAACCACAGGGGCCAGTGGGCTCTGCAGTGCAAGGGCTACTACAAGGAGCTCGGCTGGAGCGTCGAGGTGGAGTTCGACGAGAGCATCCTCCTCTGGCACATAGCCACAGACCTCTGCTTCCACTCGGGGGATGGCGATGACAACGACGCCAAGATGATCCCTCATTACGTTGATATCAGCCGGGCGATATCGAACTACATGCTTTTCCTTCTCGTCGCGCGCCCCTTCATGCTGACCGCCGGCATTGGGCAGATCCGGTTCGGCGACACCTGCGCCGAGGCCAAGAACTTCTTCAAGCGGGCAGAGATGGCGCGCCCGAGCGCGAGCGCTGCGGCGAGGATGGTGCTCGACGTGAACGCCGAGATCGCGCCGAGGGACGTGAAGGGTGACCGGAGCAAATCCGTGCTGTTCGACGCGTGCCGGCTGGCCAAGTCGCTGCTGGAGCTGCAGCCGCACAAGCGGTGGCGCGTCATCCGTGTGGTGTGGGTGGAGATGCTCTGCTATGCCGCGAACAAGTGCCAAAGCAACTTCCATGCCAAGCAGCTGAGCACCGGCGGCGAGCTGCTCACGGTCGTTTGGTTCTTGATGGCGCACTTCGGGGTAGGCGAGCAGTATAGGATTGAGGCGGGGCATGCAAGAGCTAAACTGATCGTACAGAAGAACTGA